In Bacteroidota bacterium, the genomic stretch CGTAAAGCAAAAAAATGGCAGACCCGAGGCGATCGGGCCTGCCGGCGCACGTGGCGTACCAGTAGCCACGCGCGGAGAATTTGCACGGGGCGCTAGAGCAGTCCAGCAATCTTGCTGCGGATTTCCGGGCGAGACTCGCCCGTGCGCTCGTGCACGAGGTTCACCATCTTCTGCAGGCTACCTCGCGTCCGTTTCAGATTGCGGTTGCTGAACTCGGTGTCGCCCCAGACACCCTTGATCTGATCGCGAAGGGTGCGCCAGTTCTCATTCATTGCTGCGGTAGCCATGGGTCACGTGTAGTCTGTTTAATGCAATAGCGGATTATAGAATGGTAGAAAGCACGCTTTGTTTCATTTTATTTCGACCCTGCCCGATCCAGCTTTCTTTTTGACGCTGCTTGGGCACGATAGCCGCAATAACTACGGCCCACCAAAACGCCCAGGGCTCGCGTGAACCCTGGGCGTTGTAGACAGCATTCGTGGGCGCCATTGCGCAAAGGCACGGCAGCGCTAGAGCACGGCATTCATCTTCTGCATGATGACCATGCGGTCCTCGCCAGTCTTCTCATGGATGAGGTTGACCATCTTGCCGAGGTTGCCGCGCGCTTTCTTGAGGTCGGTATCGTCAATTTCACCCCAAACAGCTTGGATCTGGGCCTTGACGCGCTGCCAGTTCTGCTCCATGCGGGCCTTACTCATAAGAATCGTGTGAGTTGGTGAGGCAAAAATGCCGACGCAAATGTCTGGGAGGACCGCTAGTCGGCTCGGGTGGGGCGGTTTGCCCTGACAATATACTGGACTGTTTTCAGAATGCTCCGGAACCCAAGGCCCGTCTCACGCGCATAACGCGGTTTTTTATCGAACGGAAGAGGAACTTGCCCGTCTCTTTTGTCCTGCGTCGTCTATCAGAATCCGGCTTACTTGGCGATTTTCGGCGGAAACTGAAAGTTGAGGACAACGGTAGGGCACGCCGCACACCCCTCACTCAAGACACCTCCCTTCACTCTCTCTTCGTTCCCATTTCGAAACGTTCAAGTCTCTCGCTGTCCGCCTGATGACGACGCTCTCGTCCCGCTCTGCCCAACCCAATTCAGCGTCCCAGCCTCGTCGCGTGGCGGTGCTCGGCGGGGGCGTGAGCGGCTTGGCAGCAGCGCTCCGTCTGGCCGACGAGGGCCATCGCCCTACCGTATACGAGGCGCGGTCAGCCCCCGGCGGTGTGATCCAAACCCTCCGCCGCCACGGCTACCAGGTCGATGTCGGTGCCAACTCGATGCAGGGTAAGCCGCCACTCGTGGCCGACCTGGTGGAGCGCCTGGACTTAAGCGACGAGATCGTGGAGCCGGGGCCTTCCGCCCAGAACCGCTACATCGTACGGAACGGCACGCCCATCGCGGCCCCGCTGAAGCCACCCCGGCTGGCTACTACGAAGCTGCTCTCGCGTCGTGCCAAGGCTCGCTTGCTTGCCGAGCCGCTTGTACGAAAGCAAGATCCCCTCGACGAAAGCGTGGCCGAGTTCGTGCGACGTCGTCTAGGCCGCGAAGTGCTGGACTATGCCGTCGACCCGTTCATCGGCGGCATCTTCGCCGGCGACCCAGCCCAGCTCTCGCTGCGCCATGCGTTTCCCAGACTTCACGGCCTGGAGCAGTCGCACGGCTCGCTCTTTCGGGGGATGGCCTCCGCACACAAGGCATCGTCGCGGTCGTCCGTGAACGCAGACGAGAGACACCTGCCGCGCTCCTTCTCGTTTCGGAGCGGCATGCAGGCGTTACCCGACGCGCTCGCAGCGGCCTTACCAAACGATTGCATCCGCTACGAACGCCGCGTGTCGGGACTCGACCGCGACGAGCAAGGCTGGTCCGTGTCAACAACGGCCGGGAGCGAAACGTTTGCGGAGCGCTTCGACGCGGTCGTCTGCACACTGCCGCTGCACCGCCTCAGCAACCTCGCGTGGCCTCACAGTGCGGACATCACGCCCCTTGCCGCCGTCACCTACGCGCCCATCGCCCTCGTTGCACTCGGCTTTCGCCGGGAGGATGTCACGCACCCACTCGACGGCTTTGGCGTGCTGGTGCCGAGCGCAGAGCGGTTCGACCTGCTGGGCGCGCTGTTCTCGTCGTCGCTCTTTCCCAACCGCGCGCCGGACGGCCACATCTTGCTGACGTGCTTCGTCGGCGGCATGCGGCAGCCTGCACTTGCTGCTGAGTCTACTGAGGCGCTGCTGCCCCGGCTCCGTCGCGACCTCGCGGCGCTCCTCGGCGTGCGTGCCGCTCCGGTGTTCGTCGAGCGCTTTTCCTGGACGCACGCCATCCCGCAATACCACCTCGGGTACGACGGCGTGCTGGACGCACTTACCAAACTCGAAGCGCGGCATCCTGGCCTGCAGTTTGCAGGCAACTACCGCCACGGCGTGTCCGTCGGCGATGCGCTGGCTTCGGGCTGGCGTGCAGCCGAAGCATGGATCGCCTAACCTCATCGTTTCTGCCCCGATCTGGTGTTTTTGAAGCGTTAAAGCATCACAGCCGCCCGTCTTGCTCGCGTCTGCGACGATGCTATCTTCTGCGCCGACCCGGAGTGTAAACGCTTACATCCCTCCTGATACCCCCATCCGTACAAGGACTCACATGGCCTCGACTTCGCTGCCAAACGTCGCCTACTTCTGCATGGAGTACGGCCTCTCTGACCAGCTCAAGACCTACTCGGGCGGCCTCGGCATCCTCGCCGGGGACCACCTCAAAGGCGCCAAAGACAGCAACCTCCCGATCATCGGCATCGGCATCAAGTGGAAGCACGGCTACGGCCGCCAGGTGCTCCAGGACGACAACTCGCAGGAGTATGTCTTCCCGGACTACGACTACAGCTTCCTTAAGGACACCGGCGTCGAGGTGACCGTCCCCGTCGCGGGCACCGACATCCGCGCCAAGGTCTGGCTCTGCGACACCTTCGGCACCGTCCCGCTCTACCTCCTCGACACCGACGTCGAAGGCAACCCGGAGCCGCTGCTCACGGGCGTCCTCTACGGTGGTAGCCCAGACGCCCGCGTCGCCCAGGAGATGATCCTCGGCATCGGCGGCGTCCGCGCCATCCGCGCACTCGGCCTCGACATCGACCTCTACCACTTCAACGAGGGCCACGCGCTCCTCGCCGCCTTCGAGCTCATCCGCGAGAAGATGGACAAGGGCGCGAGCTACGACGAGGCCGTCGCCGAGACGAAAGCCGAAGTCGTCTTCACGACGCACACGCCGGTCCTTGCGGGCAACGAGGTGCACCCCATCGACCGCCTGGTCCGCCTCGGTGCCGACCTCGGCCTCGGCGCCGACAAGCTCGAAGCGCTCGGCGGCAACCCGTTCGGCATGACCGTCGGCGGCCTCAAGCTCGCCTCCAAGGCCAACGGTGTGGCGCAGCTCCACGGCGTGACCGCCAACCAGATGTGGAGCCACGTCGAGGGCCGCCCGCACATCCACGCGATCACGAACGGCATCCACCGCCCGACCTGGGTCGACGACCGCATGCTCGACGCCGCCGCCGCTGACGACCTCGACGGCCTTTGGGACGCGCACCAGGACAACAAGCGTGCGCTCATCAACCTCATCGAGAGCCGTGTGGGCGTCACGCTCGACGCGAACAAGCTGCTCATCGGCTTCGCCCGCCGCGCGGTGACCTACAAGCGCGCTAACCTGATCTTCAACGACCTGGAGCGTATCGGCCCGGCGCTGGAGAGCGGCCAGATCCAGCTCGTCTTCTCCGGCAAGGCACACCCGCAGGACAAGGGCGGCCAGGCCCTCGTCTCGGAGTTGATCGCGATGACGAAGACGTATCCGAACTCGGTCGTCTACCTCCCGAACTACGACATGGAGATCGGCGCGGCGCTCACGCGCGGCGTGGATGTGTGGCTCAACAACCCACGTCGTCCGAAGGAGGCCAGCGGCACGAGCGGCATGAAGTCCGCCATGAACGGCGTGCTCAACTGCTCAATCCTCGACGGCTGGTGGCCCGAGGCCTGCGACCACGGCGTCAACGGCTGGCAGATCGGCGACGGCTTCGAGAGCCCCGAGCCAGCCATCCAGGACGCGCACGACGTTGAGTCGCTCTACAAGGTGGTGCTCGGTGAGGTCGTCCCGACCTACTACGACGCCCGCCCGCAGTGGAAGCAGATGATGCACAACAGCATCCAGTCCACGCGCGAGGAGTTCTCGATCAAGCGCATGCTCGAACACTACGTCGAGCAGCTCTACCTCCCGGCTGTGGCGGAGACGGCGTAACCGCCTTCCCAACGTCCAAGCCCAAGGGCGGCTCCACCAAGTGTGGGGTCGCCCTTTTTGCTGCGATGAGGCAGGAGCGCCGTCCCGTTCAAAGGCGCTGCGTTCTATCTTTCCAAGAACGTCCACGTAGCCACTCTCCCCCCATGGCCGCACATCCCTGGTGGCACTCCGCCGTCGTCTATCAGATCTACCCCCGCTCGTTCCAGGACGCCAACGGCGACGGCGTCGGCGACCTCCCCGGCATCACCGAGCGCCTCGACTACCTCGCAGGCACACTCGGCGTCGACACGGTCTGGCTCTCGCCGTTCTACCGCTCGCCGATGGCCGACTTCGGCTATGACGTGGCCGACTACACCGACGTGGACCCGATCTTCGGCACGCTCGACGACTTCGACCGGATGGCGGCGCGGGCGAAAGAACTCGGGCTGAAGCTCATCGTCGACTTCGTTCCGAACCACTCATCGGAGAAGCACGCGTGGTTCAAGGCGGCGCGGTCGTCGAAGGACGATCCGAAGCGCGACTGGTACGTCTGGCACGACCCCGCTCCCGACGGTGGCCCGCCGAACAACTGGCTCAGCATCTTCGGTGGCTCCGCGTGGGAGCTCGACGAGGCGACGGGGCAGTACTACCTCCACAGTTTCCTCCGCGAGCAGCCCGACCTCAACTGGCGCAACCTCGAGCTTAAGGCGGCCATGTTCGACGCGCTGCGCTTCTGGATGGACCGCGGCGTAGACGGCTTCCGCATCGATGTGGCGCACTACATCATGAAGGACCCCGCGATGCGGGACAACCCGCTCGCGACCGAGGTGGCCGACTACCACAAGTCGCTCGGGGAGTACGACTCGCAGGTCCACCTTTATGACAAGGGCCACGAGGACGTGCACGGCGTCTTCCGCGAGATCCGCTCGCTCGTGGATACGCACGACGCCCCGACATTCGGTAGAGCAGAGCGCGTGACGATTGGCGAGATTCACGAGTACGACCGCGCCGCGTGGGTGCGCTACTTCGGCGGCAACGCTACGCCCGGCGTGCTCGACGAGCTGCACATGCCGTTTAACTTCGCCCTGCTCAACGCCGACTGGACGGCCGCGAGCATCCGTGCCTCCGTCGATGACCTCGAAGCGGCACTGCCGGAGGGCGCGTGGCCGAACTACGTAGTCAGCAACCATGACGAGAAGCGCATCCGCAGCCGCGTGGGTGCCGCACAGGCCCGCATCGCAGCGATGCTGCTCCTCACGCTCCGCGGCTCGCCGACGCTCTACTACGGCGACGAACTCGGCATGCCGGAGGTAGACGTGCCCGAGGAAAAGCTGCAGGACCCGTGGGGCTTCCGCAGCCTCCCCGAGCTGAGCCGCGACGGCTGCCGCACCCCAATGGCCTGGGACGACAGCCCTAGCGCCGGCTTCTCCGACGCCCCCCCCGACGACCTCTGGCTCCCGCTCCACGACGACCACGCGTCCATCAACGTAGACGCCGAGCTAGACGACCCCGACTCGATGCTCAACCTCTACCGCCGCCTTCTCGTGCTGCGCAAGGAGACGCCCGCGCTCCAGGTCGGCAGCTACACGCCCAGCGACGACGTGCCTGACGACGTGTTCGCCTACGTCCGCGAGCACGACGGCACTGACGGTCACGAGAGGCCGCGCGTATTCGTCGCCCTCAACTTCTCGCCCGAGATGCAGGAAGTGGCTGTGCCCGACGGCTTCACGGGCCACGTCCTCGCCTCCACGCAGCGCGAGCGCGAAAGCCGCACGTTCACCGGCACCCTCCACCTCGGCGCCAACGAGGGCGTGGTGCTCGGCTGATGTTCGATGGGACGATTGAGACAGTGTCCCCCCCTTGTCATCCTGAGCGAGCGGAGCGAGTTGAAGGATCTCCGACCGCCTGGATGCTCTGACCACGACTTGGAAGCTGAAGCGCAGATCCTTCGACTCCGCCCTGCGGGCTGCGCTCAGGATGACATCGCTCAATTATGACCCGTCTGCTCTCCCCCGTCTTCCTCGCCCATTTCCTCCTTGCGCTCTTCCTCGCCATTCCGGCATTCGCGCAGGTGCCGCGCTTCGACATGCCCGAGAGCGGGCTGATGCTGGAGCGGCAGACCGAGGCGGGGACGTTCGGCTTCTTCAGCGTGCTCGGCCGCCGCGCGGGCGCGTTCGGCTACGAGGGCAAGCCGTTCGAGGTGTGGACGTATCCGCAGCAGATCGTCAGCGAGGTGCAGTTCGACGTCGCCATCGACGACTACCCGATCCCGATTGACGGCCTCGCGACGATGGAGCGCACGGAGGTGCGCCCCGAGGCGACGACGTTCGTCTACACGCACGCCGCGTTCACCATCCGACAGACGCTCTTCGCGCCGATTGACGAGCCCGCCGTCGTGATGCTGCTCGACATCGACACGGTGCGCCCGCTCACGCTCTCGGTGTCGTTCCGTCCCGACCTAGCGCTCATGTGGCCCGCCGGGCTGATGACCGGCTTCTCCGGCTTCGACGCGGCGCAGGGGCGCTACTTCGTCGGCGAGGAGACGCAGCGGTTCTACGGCATCATCGGCAGCCCCGGCGCGGTGGACGTGTCGCAGCAGCCCTACCAGGAGGAGCCTGCCGACCTCCCTACGCGCTTCGAGCTGCGCGTGACGCCGGAGGACGCACGTGCCGGCCTCATCCCGATCATTTTCACGGGCAGCACTACCGGCCGCGCCGACGCGGAGGCGGTCTATGATCAGCTTCTCGCCGATGTCCCCGGTGCCTACGCGGAGACCGTGCAGCACTACGCCGACCTCGAAGCGAACACGCTGACCCTCGACACGCCCGATGACCGGCTCGACGAGGCGTTTGCCTGGGCAAAGGTCGGCATCGACAAGGGGCTCGCGACCAACCCGACGATCCTAGACCTCGAATCGGACGTGCTGGCCCCGGACGCACGCACCGAGGACACGGGCTTCGTGGCGGGCTTCCGCACGGCGGGCAACTCCGAGCGCCCCGGCTTCGCATGGTTCTTCGGCCGCGACGCCCTCTGGACGGCCCTCGCCACCACCGCCTACGGCGATTTCGAGACGACCAAGACCGCGCTCGACTTCCTCCAGCAGTTCCAGCGTGCCGACGGCAAAATCCCGCACGAGATCAGCCAGAGCGCGACGTTCCTGACGTGGTTCGAGGACTACCCCTACCCGTGGGCCAGCGCCGACGCGACACCGCTCTACCTCATCGTCCTCGCCGACCTCTGGCGCGCAACGGGCGACGATGCGTTTCTCCGCAAGCACTGGGACTCGGCCAAGGCCGCCTACGCGTTCTCCGAGGGCACCGACCGCGACGGCAACGACCTCCTGGACAACACGGGCGTGGGACACGGCTGGGTCGAGGGCGGCCTGCTCTACCCGCCGCACGAGGAGCTCTACATGCAAGGCCTCTGGATCGAAGCCTCCGAGAGCCTCGCCGAGATAGCCGACGCGTTGGGCGAAGGCGATCTGGCTGAGCAGGCGCGGGCCAACGCCGAACGCACCCGCGCGGCCTCCGAAGCGAAATACTGGCTCGCAGACGAGGGCTTCTACGCCGTCACGACGCACTTCCCCGACGCAACGAATCTGATCCCCGACGAGGGCGCGCAGGCGGGCACGGCGCTCTCGCAGGGCGGCATCGCCACAGAGCAAGATGCCGTTGTAATGCCCGAGAACACCGCGATGCAGGGCGTGCCCTTCTGGTGGGCTACGCTCGACCACGACCGCGCGCAGCGGGCGCTTGACGCGCTCGGCAGCGGACACGTCGCCACTGACTGGGGCGCGCGCATCCTGGACGCGCAGAGCGAGCGCTACGACCCGCTCTCGTACCACAACGGCTCCGTGTGGCCGCTCTTCACTGGCTGGGTATCCATGGGCGGCTACAGCTACGCGCGCCCGCACGTCGGCTACCAGGGCCTCATGGCGAGCGCGCTGCTCACGCGGCAGGACGCGCTCGGCTACGTCACCGAGCTCCTCTCCGGCGACTTCAACACGGCGTTCGGCCGCAGCAGCCACCTCCAAGTCTGGAGCGAGGCGATGGTCGCCACGCCCGCCGTCACCGGCATGCTCGGCCTCGACGCTACCGCCGACGGCTCCACGCTCCGCTTCGCGCCGCAGTTGCCCCACGACTGGGACCGCCTCGCGCTCACCAACGCCGCCGTGGGCGACGCGCGCTTCGCCATCACGATGCAGCGCTACGACGATGCGACTTCGTTCGTGTTCGTCCACGACACGGGCAGCGGCAGCACCACACTCGACTTCGCCCCCGCCTTCCCTCTCGACGCCATCGTGGAAGGCCTCCTCGTGAACGGCGAGTTCCTCGAAAGCGACCTTGTCACCGAGGGCGATGTGCAGCGCGTTGTGGCGTCGATTCCCCTCGGGGACCGCACCGAGATCACGGTGGCGACGGACAGCGGGACCGGCGCTTACGTGCGCCACGAACCTGCCGACTCCGGTGCGCGCAGCATGGGCCTGCGCATCCTCCGCGACCGGGCCGAGGACGGGGCGCTCAACCTGCTCCTCGAAGGCGTCGGCGGCGAGACGTACGCTTTCGGTATCCGCTCGCCCCGCACGGTCATCGGTGCCGACGGCGTGGCCGTGCGCGAGACTGAGGCTCGGCACTACGAAGCCACCATCAGCTTCGAGGGCACAGGCCCCGACTACGTGCGCCGCGCGGTGTCCCTACCGCTCGGCGACTGAGCAGACCGCTCATCGTCGCCATGGCCTTCTGGAAGGGCTTTCACTTGGCGAAACAACCTGGAAGCCGTATCGTCTCGGCAGGGGCGGACGTGCTACGACGCTGACGCACGTCCACTTCGGTTGCTTCGACCACCATCCTGCAGGTCTGCCATGCGTACCTCGTTGTTTTCCGCCCTCCTCGTTGCCCTAGTGGGCGTGCTTTGGACGGGCTGCGTCGTAACCGACGCCACTACTGAGGGCACGACCCCAGGCTCGGGTGAAGCGCACAACCCCGACCGCGTCGATGCCGAGGATCTGGAAGGGCGCCCGATCGCGCGGGTCGAAGAGATGCTGCGCGGGCAGATTGCGGGCGTCCGCGTGACCGAGTCCGGAGGCAACCTCGTGATCCGGATTCGCGGGGGCAGCTCGTCGCTCTACAGCAGCTCCGACCCGCTCTTCATCCTGGACGGCATGCCGATTCGGCCGTCGTCGGCGGGCGCACTCACCGGTGTCAACCCGCGGGACGTAGCCTCGATTGAGGTCCTCAAGAACGCCTCCGACACGGCGATGTACGGGGCGCGCGGGGCCAACGGCGTGATCCTGATCACGACCAAGCGTGCAGGACCCAGCTCGGGCACCTGAGCCGTGTTGATCGCTGTTGCTCGATGACCGTCCACGCCTACCTGCTCCTCAGCTGCGGCCTGCTCGCCCTAGCCCTGGCTAGTAGCGGCTGCGAGACTTCCCTTGACCCGTTCGAGGAGACCGATGTCCGGTTCTCCGTGTTCGGCTACCTGGACGTGTCGGCGGACACCCAGTTCGTGCGCGTCAGCGAACTCCGTGAGTCGATCTTTCTCACAGACGAGCTGGACGCCGTCGTCGTGCTGGAGGAGGTAAGCGGGGCTACCAGGACCGAGTTGCGCGACTCGCTGCTGACCTTCACCTCGGGCACTCGGGTACACGCACCATGGACGGCCGTCCCCATTGCGCCGTCGTCGACGTACCGGCTCTCGGTGACGGCCTCCGATGGCTCCAGCGCGAGCGCTACGATCCAAACGCCAGCACCATCGCCAGAGCCATTTCTCAACGCCGGAGTCACAGAGGCGTCGAACGCGATGAACCCGCCCAACCTGCAGGCAATCTCAATCCCGGGCGTGGAGAAGCTGGCCGACCTCCGCATCGAGTATGTGCTGGCGGAGACGGGTTCGCGCGTCACTGTTTCCTACCTCGATCAAGTGCGGCGTGACCCCAACGGCGTTCTCCAACTTGGCTTCGATGCCTACGCCGACGTCCAGCAACAGGTCACAGGCGGCACCGCTGGCTTCTGTCCTAGCCTGGAGAGTGCAGCAGTGTTCATCGCCACAACCACCGACGCCTGGCCGGACTTCGCGCTCATCGACCTCGAACGGCTGGTCCTTCCCGGGACGGTCTCCAACGTGGAAGGAGGACTGGGCTTCGTCGGGGGCGTCGCGACGCAGCGCCGACCGTGGCTGGCGCTGACGCTGGCCTTCTCGATCAACCAAGCCAGTTGCCAACTCTAAGGCGCCTTCGGCTTGCCGCCCTCCGCTCTCCATCCTACCTTCAGGCTCGCTTTTCTCCCCCTGCTTCCATGCCCGTGCGCCTTTTCGCGATCGTCCTCTCGGCCGTGCTGCTTGTCGGGTGCGAGGAGAGCTTCGACCCCTTCGAAGACGCAGAAGCTCGGTTCTCGATCCAGGGGTATTTGGACGTCTCGGCCGACACGCAATACGTCCGCGTGAGCGAACTGCAGCAGTCCGCGTTCGCCGACCCTGAGGTCAACGCGACCATTACGCTAGACGACCTGAACCAGGGCACTTCGGTCACGCTACGCGACTCCGTTTTCACCTACGAGAACGGTGCGCGGCTCCACAACTTCTGGACGGCTGCTCCGATCGCGGCGAGCACGTCCTACCGGATTACAGCCGCTGCACCTGATGGAGCGTCGGCGTCCGCTACGTTCCGAACGCCGAACGAGATTCCCGCGCCCGAGCTAGAGTCCGGCATCTCATTGGCCTCCTCGCCCGACAACCCGCCGATGTCGCAGGCCCTCACCATCTTCGAGGTCGACAAAGTCGCGGACCTTCAGATACGTTACGAGCTAGCCAACCCGAACACGACGCTCCAGCTGAGCTATACGGACCAGCTCACGCGGGCGCCGAACGGACGCCTGACCCTCGCCTTCAACGCCTACGCCGATGTCCAGGAAGCCCTGACCGGCTCGGTTGGAACCGTCTGTCCCGGTCTTCGGCGTGCGGAGATTGTGCTGGCCACCACCACCAGCGAGTGGCCCGACTTCCAGCTGTTCGACATCGAGGAACTCGTGCTGCCGTCGTCCGAAACGAACAACGTGGAAGGAGGGCTCGGCTTCGTAGGTGGAATTTTGACTTTAGGAACGGAGTGGGACGCGCTGCGCGGCGTGTTCTCGCTGAACCAAGCGGGGTGCAATGGCTGATCGGGTGTCTGACCCAGCGTCTAGGCTACGCCTGCCCGTGCTCGTGGCGCTCCTCGTAGCGACCTTCGCGACCACGGTGCAGGCCCAACCCATTACCAACTCGGTGCGAGGCTTCGTCACCGACGAGGAAAACGGCCTTGCCCTGCCGGGGGCAACCGTCGGGCTCTTCAGCCTCGCGAACCCGAACGCGACGCCGACGCAAACGGTGACCGACGGCGACGGCGTGTTCCAGCTCGTGGGTCGGTTCGCAGGCCGCTACACCCTCCGCGTGTCGTTCGTTGGCTACGAGACGAGCATCGACACGCTGTTGTTGGGGCAGCAGTCCTTTGTCAATGTCACCGTGGCGCTTGTACCCGGCCAGACGCTGGGCGAGGTGCAGGTCGAGGCCGACGGCGGCGCAGCGTCCGTCGAGGCGGGCCGTCAGTCGATTCGCCCGCAAGACCTCGCCCGCATTCCGACGCCGGACCTGTCCGGTGACCTCGCCAGCTACCTCCAGGCGCTGCCGAGCGTCGTGGCCGTCGGTGACCGAGGCGGCGGCCTCTACGTGCGAGGCGGGACGCCGCCGCAAAACCTCGTGCTGATGGACGGCGCTCTCGTCTACCAGCCCTTTCACATCGTCGGCTTCTTCTCCGCCTTCCCTGAAGACCTCGTCGCCAATACCGAGTTCTACGCGGGCGGCTTCGGCGCGCGCTACTCGGGACGCATCGCCTCGGTGCTCGACGTGACCATGCGCGAGGGCAACTACCAGCGCTTCGCGGGGTCGGGGTCGGCCAGCCCGTTCCTGCTCTCCGCTCAGGCCGAGGGACCGATCACGCCAGGCGTCCTGTCCGTCATCGGCTCGGTCCGGGCCTCCGTGATCGAGCAGACGGGCTCGCTCTACGGCGAAGACCTGCCCCTCCGCTTCGGCGACGTATACGTCAAGCTCACCCGCGCCGAAGCCGAGACGGGCCGCTGCAGCCTCACGGGCCTCTACACCTTCGACGAGGGCCAAGTCGACCCGCGCGACCCCGACGGCGATGTCTTCGGCTGGAACAACGCGGCTCTGGGCGGACGCTGCGTGCTGCTTCCGCGCAACGTCCCCTACGAGTTCGAGACGAGCGCCAGCGTGTCGTATGTCAGCAACTCAGTCGGGACTTCGGCCCGCCCGGAACGCGAGTCGTCGGCGCTCCTCTTCAACGCCGAGGCGCACCTGACGCACCTCCGCCCGCGCCTGCGCCTCAGCGGCGGCCTCTTCACCCGCACAGACGACCTCAACTACCGGCTCGGCGGCCAGTTCGTCGGTATCTCAGCCGACGAGAAGCGCCTGCTCGCCTCGGGCGGATACGTTGAAGCCGAATGGCAAGCGAGCTATGGCCTTACGCTGCAGCCCGGCCTCAACATCACGACCTTCTACGGCGACTACCCGGCGAGCCTGGAGCCTCGAATCCGGATGAACTGGCAGCCCTGGGGCGTCGACGGACCGACGCAGATCAGCGGGGCGGCCGGCGTCTACCGCCAGACGGTCAACGGCATCAGCGACGAGCGGGACGCCGGTTCGGTGTTTCTGGCTTGGCTCCCCAATCCGCTTGCGGAAGAGCAGGACCCGGACAACGCGATCAACGTGTCGGACGAGCCGGCCGAGGCCCTGCACGCCATGGTTGGGATTCAGCAGCAGATTGGGCCCTTCAAGCTAGTAGCTGAAGGCTATGGCAAGCGCCTGCGCAACCTGGCCGTGCCCATCTGGAGCGCCCTCGCGCGCTTCACGACCAGCCTCACGCCCGCCGAGGGCACCGTCTATGGCATCGACGCCCGCCTGGAGTGGCAGCGCGGCCCGTTCTACGCCTTCGTCGGTTACGGCCTCGCCGAGACGGAGTACACCATCCAGCAAGCCCCGCTCTCGGGCGACGGGCCAGTCGGCCCTCAGACCTACAACCCGCCGCACGACCGCCGCCACCAAGTCAACGCGCTCGCGAGCCTCGAACTTGGCGGGTTTGAAGCGAGCGTTCGCTGGCAGTACGGCTCCGGCCTCCCCTTCACGCGCCCATTTGGCTTCGACACGTACGTCCCCTTCTTCCCACTGCCCGACGTCACGGAGACGTTCGGCATCCCGCGCGTGCTCTACCGCGAGCCGTTCAACGGCCGCCTCCCCGCCTACCACCGCCTCGACGTGTCGGTGTCACGCACCTTCGAGTTCGGCCCCGGCGATCTGAGCGTCCAGGTCGGTGCGATCAACGTGTACGACCGCGCGAACCTGTTCTACTTCGACATCTTCACGGTGCGGCGCGTGGACCAGCTCCCGCTGCTCCCATTCCTGGGCGTGAAATACGAACTCGGCAACTAGCTCGCCGCCCGTTCTCTCGCTTGTTCGAAAAAGGCGTCGCTGCCGAGCAGGATCGCGACGAGGCCCTGGTCGAGGGCCTGCCGTCCCGTCTCGATGAACACAGCCGTGGGCAGGTCCTGCATGAGAAGGACCGCCACGCGTGCCGTGCCGTCC encodes the following:
- a CDS encoding alpha-amylase family glycosyl hydrolase — its product is MAAHPWWHSAVVYQIYPRSFQDANGDGVGDLPGITERLDYLAGTLGVDTVWLSPFYRSPMADFGYDVADYTDVDPIFGTLDDFDRMAARAKELGLKLIVDFVPNHSSEKHAWFKAARSSKDDPKRDWYVWHDPAPDGGPPNNWLSIFGGSAWELDEATGQYYLHSFLREQPDLNWRNLELKAAMFDALRFWMDRGVDGFRIDVAHYIMKDPAMRDNPLATEVADYHKSLGEYDSQVHLYDKGHEDVHGVFREIRSLVDTHDAPTFGRAERVTIGEIHEYDRAAWVRYFGGNATPGVLDELHMPFNFALLNADWTAASIRASVDDLEAALPEGAWPNYVVSNHDEKRIRSRVGAAQARIAAMLLLTLRGSPTLYYGDELGMPEVDVPEEKLQDPWGFRSLPELSRDGCRTPMAWDDSPSAGFSDAPPDDLWLPLHDDHASINVDAELDDPDSMLNLYRRLLVLRKETPALQVGSYTPSDDVPDDVFAYVREHDGTDGHERPRVFVALNFSPEMQEVAVPDGFTGHVLASTQRERESRTFTGTLHLGANEGVVLG
- the hemG gene encoding protoporphyrinogen oxidase codes for the protein MTTLSSRSAQPNSASQPRRVAVLGGGVSGLAAALRLADEGHRPTVYEARSAPGGVIQTLRRHGYQVDVGANSMQGKPPLVADLVERLDLSDEIVEPGPSAQNRYIVRNGTPIAAPLKPPRLATTKLLSRRAKARLLAEPLVRKQDPLDESVAEFVRRRLGREVLDYAVDPFIGGIFAGDPAQLSLRHAFPRLHGLEQSHGSLFRGMASAHKASSRSSVNADERHLPRSFSFRSGMQALPDALAAALPNDCIRYERRVSGLDRDEQGWSVSTTAGSETFAERFDAVVCTLPLHRLSNLAWPHSADITPLAAVTYAPIALVALGFRREDVTHPLDGFGVLVPSAERFDLLGALFSSSLFPNRAPDGHILLTCFVGGMRQPALAAESTEALLPRLRRDLAALLGVRAAPVFVERFSWTHAIPQYHLGYDGVLDALTKLEARHPGLQFAGNYRHGVSVGDALASGWRAAEAWIA
- the glgP gene encoding alpha-glucan family phosphorylase → MASTSLPNVAYFCMEYGLSDQLKTYSGGLGILAGDHLKGAKDSNLPIIGIGIKWKHGYGRQVLQDDNSQEYVFPDYDYSFLKDTGVEVTVPVAGTDIRAKVWLCDTFGTVPLYLLDTDVEGNPEPLLTGVLYGGSPDARVAQEMILGIGGVRAIRALGLDIDLYHFNEGHALLAAFELIREKMDKGASYDEAVAETKAEVVFTTHTPVLAGNEVHPIDRLVRLGADLGLGADKLEALGGNPFGMTVGGLKLASKANGVAQLHGVTANQMWSHVEGRPHIHAITNGIHRPTWVDDRMLDAAAADDLDGLWDAHQDNKRALINLIESRVGVTLDANKLLIGFARRAVTYKRANLIFNDLERIGPALESGQIQLVFSGKAHPQDKGGQALVSELIAMTKTYPNSVVYLPNYDMEIGAALTRGVDVWLNNPRRPKEASGTSGMKSAMNGVLNCSILDGWWPEACDHGVNGWQIGDGFESPEPAIQDAHDVESLYKVVLGEVVPTYYDARPQWKQMMHNSIQSTREEFSIKRMLEHYVEQLYLPAVAETA
- a CDS encoding general stress protein CsbD gives rise to the protein MSKARMEQNWQRVKAQIQAVWGEIDDTDLKKARGNLGKMVNLIHEKTGEDRMVIMQKMNAVL
- a CDS encoding general stress protein CsbD → MATAAMNENWRTLRDQIKGVWGDTEFSNRNLKRTRGSLQKMVNLVHERTGESRPEIRSKIAGLL